From the Kitasatospora atroaurantiaca genome, the window ATCCCAGGGGCCCTGCTCACGGCGGGCCTCGGTGTCGGTGCCCGGCCAGGGCGGCATGGTCACCGCGACGATCTGCAGCGGCGAGCCGCCCTGGTCCGCGCGGAACTGGAAGGCCGTGCCGAGCGGGATGGTCACGGCCGTGCCCGGGCGCAGGGAGGTCACCTCCGCCAGGCCGTTCTGGCGGCGCCAGATCAAGCCGGTGCCCTGGGTGACGTACCAGATCTCCTGGACGGTGGCGTGCGAGACGGCGCGGGAGACCGCCCCCGGCGCCAGTTCGAACCGAGCAAGACTGCCGAGCCCGGCGAGGGCGGCCAGCGGCCGGACGGTCGAGCCGTCCGGCGCGTCGACGGTGAGTGCCTCCTCCACCGTCCAGCTGCCGAACGGTGTGTACGCCATCGGGTGACTCCTCCCCGGGCCGGCCTCGGCGGTCAGCGTTCGGTACGGACGACCAGACAGACCCCGGCGACCACGATGGCACCGCCCAGCAGGATCGGCCAGGTCAGCGGCTCGGCCAGGACCAGCCAGCCCAGGAAGACGGCCACGACCGGATTGACGTACGCGTACGTCGACACCAGGGGCAGCGGGGCCGACTGCAGCAGCCAGGCGTACGCGGTGAAGGCCACCAGCGAGCCGAAGACCACCAGGTAGGCGAGCGCGACCCAGGACCGGGTCGAGATCGTGGCCAGGTCCAGCCCCTGCGGCTCGCCCCGGAGAGCGGCCACCACCAGGCAGCCGAGCCCGCCCGCGATCATCTCGTACACGCCGGCGGCGAACGGGTTGGCGGGCATCTCGAGCCGGGACGCCAGGAAGGAGCCCCCGGACCACATCAGCGTCGCCCCGATCACCGAGAGCACCCCGGCCAGCCGCACCTCGCCGCTCAGCCCGGGCGCCGTCAGCACCGCGAGCCCGACCAGACCCAGCAGCACCCCGCCGATCGTCATGACCGGGGTGCGCTGCCCTGCCGCCCGGCGTAGCAGGACGACCCAGAGCGGTACCGCGGCCACCAGCAGCGCCGCCAGCCCGGACGGCACGTCCTGCTCGGCCAGGACGACCAGCCCGTTGCCGCCGAGCAGCAGCATCAGGCCCACGCCGGCGGCCGAAGCCAGCTGACGCCGGTTCACCCGGAGCGCCGACGGGCCCTGCCTCCAGGCGACCAGCGCGGCCAGTGCCAGACCGGCCGTGATGAAGCGGGCGGTGGCCGAGAGGAAGGGCGGCATGGTCTCGACCGCGACGCGGATGGCGAGGTAGGTGGAGCCCCAGACCACGTAGACGATGCCGAGGGCGGCCCAGACGGTGCCGGAGGTCCGTACCCGGGCGGGGGCCAGGTCGGTGGGTCCGGAGACGGAGAGGTCGGTGGGGCAGGAGGGGTCGGAGGCGGACTGCCGTGACGCCGCTGTCATGTGCTTCTCCCGGAATTGGTGCTGTACGGCGTATGGCACCACATCGCGCCGCAAAGCGCGAGATCCCTCGTCGGGCCGCCTGTGGCCGCGACCGGATCCGGACGCGGCGCGCCCCGCCCACGGTCGGCCGAGTGGCTGAACCGGACCCGCCCACCGCCCGGCGCGTCCCGGCGCCGCGCGGGCAGGTGGTACGCATGGACGGTGCGTGGGAGGAGCAGCCGTCGTGGAGTGGTTCGCGGCACCTGAGTACTGGCTGGCCCGAGCGGTCTTCCAACGGCTGATCGCCGCCCTCTACCTGATCGGGTTTCTGACCGCGGCCAACCAGTTCCGCGCACTGATCGGCGAGCACGGCATGCTGCCCGTCCCGCGCTTCGTGGCCCAGGTGCCGATGCGCGCCTCGCCCAGCCTCTTCCATCTCCACTACTCGGACCGCACCTTCGCCGCCGTGTCCTGGGCGGGTACCGCGCTCGCCGCCGCCGTGCTCGCGGGGGCGGGGGACCATGTCCCGCTCGGCGTGGCGATGGCCTTCTGGGCCGTGCTGTGGGTGCTCTACCTGTCGATCGTCAACGTCGGCCAGACCTGGTACGCCTTCGGCTGGGAGTCCCTGCTGCTGGAAGCCGGCTTCCTGGCGGCCTTCCTCGGCAACGAACGGGTCGCACCGCCCGTGCTGGTGATGTGGCTGCTGCGCTGGCTGCTGTTCCGGGTCGAGTTCGGGGCGGGCCTGATCAAGCTGCGGGGCGACAGCTGCTGGCGCGACCTGACCTGCCTGCGCTACCACCACGAGACCCAGCCGATGCCGGGCCCGCTGAGCTGGTTCTTCCACCACCTTCCCAGCCCGCTCCACCGGGTCGAGGCGGCGGCGAACCACTTCGTCCAACTGGTGGTGCCGGTCGCCCTCTTCCTGCCGCAGCCGGTGGCGAGCGTGGCCGCCGCCCTGGTCGTGACGACCCAGCTCTGGCTCATCACCTCCGGAAACTTCGCCTGGCTCAACTGGCTGACCATCGCCCTGGCCCTCTCGGTCGTGGACGCACCGTCCGCCTCGGCACTGTTCCCGCTGCCGGACCCGCCCGCCTTCCACGCGGAGCCGCTCTGGTTCGAGGTACTCGTGCTCGCGCTGACCGTCCTGGTCGTGGTGCTCAGCTACTGGCCGGCCCGCAATCTGGTCTCGCGCCGCCAGCTGATGAACCGTTCGTTCAACCGGCTCCACCTGGTCAACGCGTACGGCGCGTTCGGCTCCGTCAACCGGCTGCGCCTGGAGGTGGTGGTCGAGGGCACGGCGGAGCCGGTGCTCGGCGCCGGGACGGTCTGGCAGGAGTACGGCTTCAAGGGCAAGCCCACCGAGCCGAGGCGGATGCCGCGTCAGGTGGCGCCGTACCACCTGCGGCTGGACTGGCTGATGTGGTTCGCCGGCATCTCCCCGGTGTACGCACGATCCTGGTTCGCCCCCTTCATGGCGAGACTGCTGGTCAACGATCCGGTCACGCTCAAGCTGCTGCACCGGAACCCCTTCCCGGACGAACCACCTGCCCATGTCCGCGCGCTGCTCTACCACTACCGGTTCACCACGTGGCGTGCGCTGCGTACGACCGGTGCCTGGTGGGAACGGCGCCTGGTACGCGAGTTCCTGCCCCCGGTGACGCTGCGCGACCTGGCCTACCTGGTGGCACACCACCCGGCGCGGCCGCCCGTCAAGCCACCTGGGAAACCGCCCTGACCGCGCCACGGTGGGCCGTACCGGACCGGGTACGTGCACGCCTCGAACGGCCACCCGTATCCTGGGCGTCCGCGCGGGGCTCCCTGCTCCTCCCGCCCGCTCCGCCGGACTCCCGTGTCCCGTCCCCTGCCTGCCCTGCCACGAACCGGACTTCACCATGACTGTGCGCTACCTGAACGACGCCGACGCCGCGCCGGTTGACCCAGCGGCCACGCCCGACGGCGAGGCCCTGCCGGGCCCCCGTGAGGAACTTGGCCGGTACGCCGACCTGGGCGGCTTCACGCTTGCCGCCGACACCCACCCCTGGTACGCGGCCGCCGACGCCATCGGCAGCCCCGAGGACGCCCGGGCCGCCTCCACCGTCCTCGCCGAGCTGCGCAGCGGCGACGTGCTGGCGACCCGTGCCGCCGTCAGCGGGCTGACGCCCGAGGGCGATCTGGACGAACCGGACACCCTGACCGGGCTGAGCCTGGTCGTCGGCGTCCTCCAGCGTGTGCAGGGCACCTCCGCCCGGCTGCGCGCCGAGGCCTACGACGCGGACCTGGACGCGCTGACCGCCGCCACGGCCGGCGCACGGTGGCGCAAGCAGCAGGGCGTGAAGCTCTCCTGGAGCCGGCGCCGCGCGCTGCGCGCCCAGGCGAAGACCCTCGCCCTCGGCTCGCGCACCCGCCGGGTCGACCTGCACGAGGCCCTGGCCGCGGCGGCAGCGGAGCGTGCGGACTGGGCCGCGCTGACGGCGTCCACCGACGGCGCACGGCCGACGGTCGCGGGCGATGCCACGAAGCTGGCCGAGGCGGCGCAGGCCGTCGACGCGCTCGGTCAGGCCGTGCGGGCGCTCGGGCGGCTGCTGCCGGGCCGCGACCTGGAGTCGCTGCCGCTGGGCGAGCTCGCGGAACTGGTCGACCGGCTGGCCGCCGACGAGGGGACGCTCTACCGGCTCCCCACGCTGCGCTCGCTGCGCGCCGGGCTCGCCGAGCAGGGCCTGGAGGACCTGCTGGCCGAGCTGACCGAACGCCAGGCCGACCGCGAGGCGGCGACCGCCGCGTACGACCGGCACGTGGGTGCCGAGGCCGCCGACGGTGGCGTGGAGGCCGCGCGCCAGGCGCTGGCGGCGGGGCCGCGGGCTGAGGTTGAGATCGAGGTCGAGGTCGCTGAGGCGGTCGAGGCTGAGGTCGAGGCCGTCGAGGTTGAGGCTGAGGTTGCCGAGGTCGAGGTCGCTGAGGCCGTCGAGGCTGAGGTCGAGGTCGAGGCCGTTGAGGTCGAGGCCGAGGTGGAGCCGACGGTGACGGCGGAGGTCGTCGCTGAGGAGCCCGTCGCCGTCGAGGAGCCCCTGGTCGTCGAATCCGAGCCCGAGCCCGAGGCGGTCGCCGAGCCCGCTGTGACCCCCGAGGTCGCGGAGATCCCGGAGACCGTCGAGGTCCCCGAGACCGTCGAGGTTGCCGAGGTTGCCGAGGTCCCCGAGGCCGCCGAGGTCGTGGAGCCCGCACCGGTCGCGGAGGCCGAGCCGGCTGCCGAAGCCGAGGCCGAGGCCGAGCGCCCCAAGCGCGTGCGCCGTCCGAAGAAGCCGGAGCTCACCCCCGGCCGCCCGATCACCGCGTACACCCCGGAGGAGCTGACCGCGCTCGTCCGGTGGATCGACAGCGACTTCGTCGAGCGCACCGACGACGAACTGCTGCGCGCCACCATGAAGGAGCTGGGCTTCGCCCGCCTCGGTCCCCGGATCAAGGATGCGCTCGGCGCCGCCGTCTCCGAGGCCCGTTCCTGACCGCACCGCCACCACCGGGCGCGCCCGCCGGTCCCCTCCCAGGAGGGCGACCCGCGGGCGCGTCCGTGTTCACGCCACGGTGATCGCGTCGAGCTTGGCCTTCAGGTACTCCGTCGAGTCGACCGTCTCGTACGCGACCCGCCCGACCGGCGCGGGCAGCGGCGCCACCCTGGTGTGGGGGTCGCACTCGTAGAAGTACACCAGCGACATCAGCTCCTCCTCCGGTGCGTGCGGCGACGGCGGCAGCACCCGGTGCCGGCCCGACCGCCACCGGTCACCCGTCCAACGGGCCATCAGGTCCCCGATGTTGACCGTCAGCGCCGCCGGGTCGTACGGGGCGTCGGCCCAGCCCTGCTGCTCCGTCCAGACCTGCAGTCCGCCCTTGCCCTGCTGCCGGTCGAGCAGCGTCACCGTGCCGAAGTCGGTGTGCGGGCCGATCCGGTACTGGTCCGGCAGCGGCTCGCCGACCACGCCGACGCCGGGGTACCAGTTGATGTTGCACGTGTAGGTGGGCGCGGCGGTGTGCCGGGTGAAGAAGTCCTCCGCCTGACCGAGCGCCGCCGCGAGCAGCCGCAGCGTCTCGTCCGCGACCGCCCGCATCCGGTCCATGTACCCCTCGACCACCGCCTGGAGCCGCGGTGCCTCCGTGCTCGGCCAGACGTTCCGCTGGAACCAGAACGCGTCCAACTCCGCGTCCCCGGTGCCGGCTTCCGCGCCCACCGTCCAGGACTCCTTGAGGTCCGGCGGTGTCTCGGTCCCCTCCGAGTAGCCGTTGGCCTCCGCGCCCTGGCCCAGCCAGCCCCGGCCGCCGACCGCCACTGCGAACTTCTGCTTGACCTCGAGCGGCAGGGCGAAGAACTCCCGTGCTGCCGCCCGCACCTCCTCGCGCTCCTGCTCCGTCACCCCGTGCCCGGTGATCAGCAGGAACCCCGCCCGGCCGAGCGCCTCGTCGACGCTGCGGGCGATCCGCTCACGCGCGGCCGCGTCACCTGTCGTCCATGTGCCCAGGTCGATGGTGGGGATCCGAACCTCGCTCAACACTGCCTCCTGAGACCGCCTCGGCTACTCGCCGATGTCCTCGAACCACAGCTCGGGTCGAGCCGTGATGAAGTCCTCCATCAGCCGGACGCACGTGGGGTCGTCCAGCACCGTGACCGCCACGCCGTTGGCCGTCAGCCAGTCGTGGCCACCGGTGAAGGTCCGCGCCTCGCCGACCACCACCCGTCCGATCCCGAACTGCCGTACCAGGCCCGAGCAGTACCAGCAGGGCGACAGCGTGGTCACCATCGTCGTCCGTCCGTACCCGCGCAGCCGGCCCGCCGCGCGGAAGGCCGCCGTCTCCGCGTGCATCGACGGATCGCCGTCCTGCACCCGGCGGTTGTGCCCGCGCCCCAGCACCTCGCCGTCCGGACCGAAGAGCGCGGCACCGATCGGGATGCCGCCCTCCGCCAGCCCGGCCCGGGCCTCCTCGACCGCCACGGCCAGCATCTGTTGGGGATCCACTGCCTCACCTCGGCCTCTCTCGTCGACTCTCCTCGACGGAAACATCACCGCAATGTCCGGAACGTACCCTCCCAGGCGCCCACCAATGAGCCCGCCATGCCCGCCGGGAGCCCGCGATGACCGCACTCACCCTCCGCGAGATCCTCGCCTTCGACGTGCTCGGCCCGGCCTCGCCCGTCCTGCTGGCCGGGCGGGCGGCACTGGACCGGCCGGTCCGCTGGGTCCACTCCAGCGAGGTGTACGAGGGTTACGCCTTCCTCTACGGCGGCGAGTTGCTGCTCACCAACGGCTACGGGCTGGCGCACACCTCCGCCGAGCAGCAGCGGACGTACGTCCGCGAGCTGGCCGCCAGAGGTGTGGCCGCCGTGTTCATCGAGGTCGGCCGTGCCCTGCCGACCATGCCGGAGGCCGTGGTCGCCGAGAGCGAACGGGTGGGCCTGCCGCTGGTGGCGCTGCGCCGCGTCGTACCGTTCGTCCGGATCGCCGAGGCGGTGAACACCGCGATCGTCTCGCTCTCGCTGGCCGAGCGGACCACCCGCCGCTACCGCGACACCGCGCACACCGCCCCGGGCGCCGACCGGGCCGCCCATGCGGCGGCGCTCCTCGCCGACCTGGCCGACGCCGTCCCGGTCGGCCGCGCGGAGGCGGCGGCCCGGGCCGAGCTGGCCGGGTTCCGCGCCGCGCCGGGCACCCGCCTGATCGGACTCGCCGCCCGCGAGCTGCCGGAACCGGCACTGCGCCAGGCGGCCCAGGGCCCGGTGCTCCTCGCCGAGCTGCCCGGTGCCCTGCTGGCCCTGATCGGCGTCCCGCCGGGCCCGGACGCCGTCCGCGCCGTGCGGACCGCCCTGCTGGAGGCGGCGCCCGCCGGGGCGGTCGTCGGTCTGGGCCCGGCCGTGCCGGCCGAGGCGGGCTGGGAC encodes:
- a CDS encoding EamA family transporter, coding for MTAASRQSASDPSCPTDLSVSGPTDLAPARVRTSGTVWAALGIVYVVWGSTYLAIRVAVETMPPFLSATARFITAGLALAALVAWRQGPSALRVNRRQLASAAGVGLMLLLGGNGLVVLAEQDVPSGLAALLVAAVPLWVVLLRRAAGQRTPVMTIGGVLLGLVGLAVLTAPGLSGEVRLAGVLSVIGATLMWSGGSFLASRLEMPANPFAAGVYEMIAGGLGCLVVAALRGEPQGLDLATISTRSWVALAYLVVFGSLVAFTAYAWLLQSAPLPLVSTYAYVNPVVAVFLGWLVLAEPLTWPILLGGAIVVAGVCLVVRTER
- a CDS encoding lipase maturation factor family protein, which translates into the protein MEWFAAPEYWLARAVFQRLIAALYLIGFLTAANQFRALIGEHGMLPVPRFVAQVPMRASPSLFHLHYSDRTFAAVSWAGTALAAAVLAGAGDHVPLGVAMAFWAVLWVLYLSIVNVGQTWYAFGWESLLLEAGFLAAFLGNERVAPPVLVMWLLRWLLFRVEFGAGLIKLRGDSCWRDLTCLRYHHETQPMPGPLSWFFHHLPSPLHRVEAAANHFVQLVVPVALFLPQPVASVAAALVVTTQLWLITSGNFAWLNWLTIALALSVVDAPSASALFPLPDPPAFHAEPLWFEVLVLALTVLVVVLSYWPARNLVSRRQLMNRSFNRLHLVNAYGAFGSVNRLRLEVVVEGTAEPVLGAGTVWQEYGFKGKPTEPRRMPRQVAPYHLRLDWLMWFAGISPVYARSWFAPFMARLLVNDPVTLKLLHRNPFPDEPPAHVRALLYHYRFTTWRALRTTGAWWERRLVREFLPPVTLRDLAYLVAHHPARPPVKPPGKPP
- a CDS encoding nucleoside deaminase, whose amino-acid sequence is MLAVAVEEARAGLAEGGIPIGAALFGPDGEVLGRGHNRRVQDGDPSMHAETAAFRAAGRLRGYGRTTMVTTLSPCWYCSGLVRQFGIGRVVVGEARTFTGGHDWLTANGVAVTVLDDPTCVRLMEDFITARPELWFEDIGE
- a CDS encoding cupin domain-containing protein, which encodes MAYTPFGSWTVEEALTVDAPDGSTVRPLAALAGLGSLARFELAPGAVSRAVSHATVQEIWYVTQGTGLIWRRQNGLAEVTSLRPGTAVTIPLGTAFQFRADQGGSPLQIVAVTMPPWPGTDTEARREQGPWDPVSP
- a CDS encoding isopenicillin N synthase family dioxygenase, translated to MSEVRIPTIDLGTWTTGDAAARERIARSVDEALGRAGFLLITGHGVTEQEREEVRAAAREFFALPLEVKQKFAVAVGGRGWLGQGAEANGYSEGTETPPDLKESWTVGAEAGTGDAELDAFWFQRNVWPSTEAPRLQAVVEGYMDRMRAVADETLRLLAAALGQAEDFFTRHTAAPTYTCNINWYPGVGVVGEPLPDQYRIGPHTDFGTVTLLDRQQGKGGLQVWTEQQGWADAPYDPAALTVNIGDLMARWTGDRWRSGRHRVLPPSPHAPEEELMSLVYFYECDPHTRVAPLPAPVGRVAYETVDSTEYLKAKLDAITVA
- a CDS encoding PucR family transcriptional regulator, whose product is MTALTLREILAFDVLGPASPVLLAGRAALDRPVRWVHSSEVYEGYAFLYGGELLLTNGYGLAHTSAEQQRTYVRELAARGVAAVFIEVGRALPTMPEAVVAESERVGLPLVALRRVVPFVRIAEAVNTAIVSLSLAERTTRRYRDTAHTAPGADRAAHAAALLADLADAVPVGRAEAAARAELAGFRAAPGTRLIGLAARELPEPALRQAAQGPVLLAELPGALLALIGVPPGPDAVRAVRTALLEAAPAGAVVGLGPAVPAEAGWDRYGETLREARTTLELAVTVPPAEPGSAARSGEAFVTSARALTLERELTRSGGPERWARLADDALGPLLAWEARHPSDLVRTLEVHLRNGCSPTRTAALLHIGRQSLYQRLERIELLLGTEVDDPDLQGELLLATCAHRLLRAGQREGANPGTRRSPAYSRAVSTKPTTQVRSPIEGAALAT